Within Microterricola gilva, the genomic segment TTCACTCATACTCCGACGCTACCGGGCGCGGAGAGCCGGAGCGGACAGCTGCCGACCGCTCGGATACCGCTCAGAGCGCGGCGAATCGCCGGCGCACCCCGGCGAGTGCTCGCGCACGACCGGCCGCCCCGCGCTGGGTCGAGCGCCCGATGGAGATGTGCCTGAAGCGGCGGATGCCGATGAGTCGGAACGTGCCGCGACCGAGTATCGCGGTGGCCGGGCGGCCGAACCACCAGCGGTAGAGGGCGGCATCCGTCGTCATGACCGAGACCACGCTCACCGCGCGCAGCCGCGTCAGCCTGCCGCGCAGGGCGCCACCGATGGTGGGCTCGTCGAAGGCATAACCCTTGGAGAGCACCCGATCGAGGAATCCCTTGGTGCCGGCCGGCATCGCCATCCACCAGACGGGGAAGACGAAGACGAGGTGGTCAGCGGCGCTCAGCCGGTGCTGCAGCGCGGTGGCATCCGAGCGCATCTCGCCTCCGGTGCGCCAGGCCCGCAGCTCCGTGGCGCTCATCACCGGGTCGAAGCCCTCCGCCACGAGGTCGACGACGTCGACGCTGTGGCCCGCGTCGGCGAGCCCGGTGCGGACGGCCTCGAGCGCGGCCGCCGCGAGACTGCGCCGGTGCGGCACGTTCTCGTGCGCCTCGGCGCCGTAGGGGTGGTCGAAGACGACGAGAACATGCATGATGGCCTTTCATTCCGATGCGGGCGCGCCCCCGCGTCAGTTCTACACGCAACAGTTGCACGGGCAACCATATTCGTTAGAATGAGGCCATGGCAAACACACTCGGCAGGATCGGCGATCCGGCGGCAGAACTCGAGGCCGAGGATCGGGTGATCGCGCTCTGGCTGCAGGCTCGACACACCGCGGCCGCGATGGAATCGGCGCTCGACGCCGAGCTCCAACGGGAACTCGGTGTGCCACTGACCCGCTACGCCCTGCTCTGCACCATCGACGACCCGGACTGCGCATACAACCAGCAGGTGATCGCCACCCTGCTCGGCGTGAACAAGAGCAGCGTGAGTCGCCACGTCGACGCCGCGGCGCAGAGTGGGTTCCTGGTGGCAGAGGTGTCGGCTGGTTCGCGCCGCGACAAGAGCGTTCGCCTGACGGCATCCGGGCGCCGGCTCGTCGAGCGGGGGCGCGCCATCGTTGCCGGCCACGCACCGACACTCCCCCAACAGCGGCTCGACGAGGCCATCGCAACGCTCGCACTCTTCGCCGCACAGAGCGAGTCCGCGAGGCCGTGATGAAGCGTCTGCTGCGGCCGTTCTGGTGGTGGCTGGACTATGTCTACGCGGGCTGGCAGCAGTGGCGATCGCTGTTCCGGCATCGGACGCCGCGTCACTTCGGCGTCGGAGACCCCGAGCTGCCGGCCGTCGTGCTGCTGCCCGGCGTCTACGAGACCTGGCTCTTCCTCGAGCCGCTGGCCACGCGGCTGAACAGGCGCGGCTATCGCGTCTTCGCCATTCCCGAGCTGTCATTCAACCGGATGCCGGTGCTGCGCTCGGCCGAGGTGGTCGCCGCCGCGCTCAGGCAGCTCTCCGTCGAGCACGGCATCACGGAGTTCGTGCTGCTCGCGCACAGCAAGGGAGGCCTCATCGGCAAGAAGCTCATGGTGTCCGAACACCCGGGCCTGGTTGGCATGGTCGCGATCTCGACGCCGTTCAACGGCTCAAGCTACGCGCAGTTTCTGCCGACATCCACGCTGCGCGCCTTCTCGCCGAACGATGAGGTGCTCAAGGAACTTCTCACCCACCTGCACACCAACGAGAAGATCGTCTCGGTCTACGCCGAGTTCGACCCGCACATCCCAGGCAAGAGTGCGATCGAGGGCGGGCAGAACATCGAGCTGCCGATCAACGGCCACTTCCTCCTGCTCGGCAACAAGCTACTCGGCGACACCGTCGAGGCCGCCGTGGATGCCATCCACGGGACAGGCGCGTCGAACTCGTAGGAAGCCACGCTCTCGCGCCCGAACCACGACCGTTTCTGCGAGCTCGGTGCCGCACGGCCGGCCTGCGCTCACTCTGCTGCACACAAACAAGAAGGCCCCCGATTTCTCGGGGGCCTTCTTGTTTCTGAATTCCTTGGCAAGGAACTCAATTCGCGTGCGCGAGGGGGGACTTGAACCCCCACGCCCTTTCGAGCACTGGCACCTGAAGCCAGCGCGTCTGCCAATTCCGCCACTCGCGCGAACTTGACGAGATTAGCATCTTCGCGACGCGAGCACCATTTGAGCGATTCGGCGGGAGTGTCGGAGGGCCCGAAAAGGTGCGATCATCCAGCAGACCTGTCATCCTCAAGGGCGAGTTTCGACCGGTTCTCGCCCGTGAACATGCGGGTGAGAGCACAGAAGTGCGCATACAAAGGCGGGTTCCCAGCGGGCCCGACTAACATTTGATAGTCATCAGAACCGGAAAGCGGGAGAGCTAGTGGGCTTACTGGACAACTTCGAGAAGGGTCTCGAGCGTGCCGTCAACGGCGCTTTTGCGAAGACTTTTCGCTCGGGGCTGCAGCCGGTTGAGATCACCTCTGCCCTGCGCAGGGAACTCGACACCAAGGCTGCCGTCGTTTCGCGCGACCGCGTGCTCGTGCCCAACAAATTCGTCGTGCGCATGAACGCCGACGACTACAGCCGCATGCGCGCGCTCGGCCCCGCCCTCACCGACGAACTCGCCCAGCTCGTGCAGCAGCACGCGGCAAGCCAGGGCTTCCAGTTCGCCGGGGCACTCAGCATCGGGCTGCAGAGCGACCCGGGGCTCAGCCTCGGCATCGTGCAGGTCGACTCAAGCAACGTCAAGGGCGAAGTCGCCTGGGCCCCCGTCGTCGACGTCAACGGCAAGCGCTACCCGCTGCTGAAGGCGCGAACCGTGATCGGCCGCGGCAGCGATGCCGACATCAC encodes:
- a CDS encoding NAD(P)H-dependent oxidoreductase, which produces MHVLVVFDHPYGAEAHENVPHRRSLAAAALEAVRTGLADAGHSVDVVDLVAEGFDPVMSATELRAWRTGGEMRSDATALQHRLSAADHLVFVFPVWWMAMPAGTKGFLDRVLSKGYAFDEPTIGGALRGRLTRLRAVSVVSVMTTDAALYRWWFGRPATAILGRGTFRLIGIRRFRHISIGRSTQRGAAGRARALAGVRRRFAAL
- a CDS encoding MarR family winged helix-turn-helix transcriptional regulator, with the translated sequence MANTLGRIGDPAAELEAEDRVIALWLQARHTAAAMESALDAELQRELGVPLTRYALLCTIDDPDCAYNQQVIATLLGVNKSSVSRHVDAAAQSGFLVAEVSAGSRRDKSVRLTASGRRLVERGRAIVAGHAPTLPQQRLDEAIATLALFAAQSESARP
- a CDS encoding esterase/lipase family protein, encoding MKRLLRPFWWWLDYVYAGWQQWRSLFRHRTPRHFGVGDPELPAVVLLPGVYETWLFLEPLATRLNRRGYRVFAIPELSFNRMPVLRSAEVVAAALRQLSVEHGITEFVLLAHSKGGLIGKKLMVSEHPGLVGMVAISTPFNGSSYAQFLPTSTLRAFSPNDEVLKELLTHLHTNEKIVSVYAEFDPHIPGKSAIEGGQNIELPINGHFLLLGNKLLGDTVEAAVDAIHGTGASNS
- a CDS encoding FhaA domain-containing protein: MGLLDNFEKGLERAVNGAFAKTFRSGLQPVEITSALRRELDTKAAVVSRDRVLVPNKFVVRMNADDYSRMRALGPALTDELAQLVQQHAASQGFQFAGALSIGLQSDPGLSLGIVQVDSSNVKGEVAWAPVVDVNGKRYPLLKARTVIGRGSDADITVEDTGTSRRHVEILWDGRRAKVRDLGSTNGSKLNGAPVTEAVLEPESVITIGRTNITFRVLAQAAPSAQQPESFGDATQRHDMDGFWGPRDQ